The proteins below are encoded in one region of Paenisporosarcina cavernae:
- a CDS encoding chemotaxis protein CheD produces the protein MIVVEQVVKVGIADMNIVTAPSTIRTSGLGSCVGVVLYEETKQTAGMIHVMLPDSSLARSDSLTIAKFADTSIPAMIETLKVEGIAPFRLKAKIAGGSQMFQLTTASDNMRIGPRNVEAVKRVLSEYNIPIIAEDTGGNSGRTIEFDPSTKMLAIRTVNKGERSI, from the coding sequence ATGATAGTAGTTGAACAAGTGGTGAAGGTTGGTATTGCGGATATGAATATTGTCACCGCACCTTCGACAATTCGAACTTCCGGACTTGGTTCATGTGTTGGTGTTGTTCTTTACGAAGAAACGAAACAAACTGCAGGAATGATTCATGTCATGTTGCCTGACTCATCCCTTGCACGATCGGATTCCTTAACTATTGCAAAATTTGCGGACACCTCTATCCCAGCCATGATAGAAACATTGAAAGTAGAAGGGATTGCCCCTTTTCGTCTCAAAGCTAAAATTGCAGGTGGGTCGCAAATGTTTCAATTAACAACAGCATCGGACAACATGCGAATAGGTCCACGAAATGTCGAAGCGGTAAAGCGTGTTCTTAGCGAATATAATATTCCTATTATTGCGGAAGATACCGGTGGAAATAGCGGGAGAACAATTGAATTTGATCCCTCCACAAAAATGCTTGCAATTCGAACAGTGAATAAAGGAGAAAGGAGTATTTAA
- a CDS encoding FliA/WhiG family RNA polymerase sigma factor, with product MSRTSATDEQTYWQLWIEKRDPDAGDILIRKYTPLVQYHVQRIGAGIPKNVSRDDLKSLGMMGLFDALNKFEPSRDLKFDTYASFRVRGAIIDGLRKEDWLPRSTREKSKKLEADIEKLEQKLMRHATPEEVADFTGNTVDEVYRTVQEHFFSNVLSIDEQLQDQDEAEGKSFVIRDDSTKTPEQELVKVELLGDLVEQVGQLNEKEQLVLSLFYTEELTLTEIGEMLQLSTSRISQIHSKALFKLRKSLTSEMINS from the coding sequence ATGTCACGTACATCCGCAACTGATGAACAGACCTATTGGCAGCTATGGATTGAAAAACGTGATCCGGATGCTGGCGATATTTTAATACGTAAATACACGCCCCTTGTCCAATACCACGTTCAGCGGATTGGAGCGGGTATTCCGAAAAATGTTTCCCGTGATGATTTGAAAAGTTTAGGAATGATGGGTTTATTTGATGCGCTAAATAAATTCGAACCATCTCGAGATTTGAAATTTGATACGTATGCTTCCTTTCGAGTTCGAGGAGCAATCATTGACGGTTTGAGAAAAGAAGATTGGTTGCCACGTTCTACTCGGGAGAAATCGAAGAAATTAGAAGCAGATATTGAAAAGTTAGAGCAGAAACTAATGCGACATGCGACACCGGAAGAAGTAGCAGATTTTACAGGGAATACCGTGGATGAAGTGTACCGAACTGTCCAAGAACACTTTTTCTCTAATGTGCTATCAATTGATGAACAACTCCAAGATCAAGATGAGGCGGAGGGCAAGAGCTTTGTCATTCGCGATGATTCGACGAAAACACCGGAACAAGAATTGGTGAAAGTAGAACTATTAGGAGATCTTGTCGAACAAGTGGGTCAGTTAAATGAAAAAGAACAACTGGTTCTAAGTTTATTCTACACAGAAGAGTTAACGCTAACGGAAATTGGGGAAATGCTTCAGCTTTCTACTTCTCGCATTTCTCAAATTCATTCCAAAGCCTTATTTAAATTAAGAAAGTCGCTAACTAGTGAAATGATTAATTCTTAA
- the rpsB gene encoding 30S ribosomal protein S2, with the protein MSVISMKQLLEAGVHFGHQTRRWNPKMKKYIFVERNGIYIIDLQKTVKKLEEAYNFMRQVGEEGGKVLFVGTKKQAQEAIKEEAERSGMYYVNQRWLGGTLTNFGTIQKRVNRLKAIEKMEEDGTFNVLPKKEVVQLKKEHERLVKFLGGIRDMKGVPDVMFVVDPRKERIAVAEAIKLNIPLVGIVDTNCDPDEIDYVIPANDDAIRAVKLLTAKMADALIESKQGDEQAPAEEEVVAAE; encoded by the coding sequence ATGTCAGTAATTTCTATGAAACAATTACTTGAAGCTGGTGTACATTTCGGACACCAAACTCGCCGTTGGAACCCAAAAATGAAGAAATATATCTTCGTTGAGCGTAACGGGATCTACATCATCGATTTACAAAAAACGGTGAAAAAATTAGAAGAGGCATACAACTTCATGCGTCAAGTTGGAGAAGAAGGCGGAAAAGTACTTTTCGTTGGAACAAAAAAACAAGCGCAAGAAGCAATTAAAGAAGAAGCAGAACGTTCAGGTATGTACTATGTTAACCAACGTTGGTTAGGTGGTACGTTAACGAACTTCGGTACTATTCAAAAACGTGTTAACCGTTTAAAAGCTATTGAAAAAATGGAAGAAGACGGCACATTCAATGTTTTACCGAAAAAAGAAGTTGTTCAATTGAAAAAAGAACACGAACGTTTAGTGAAATTCCTTGGCGGAATTCGCGATATGAAAGGTGTTCCGGACGTAATGTTCGTTGTTGACCCTCGTAAAGAGCGTATCGCTGTAGCTGAAGCAATTAAATTAAACATTCCACTAGTGGGTATCGTTGATACAAACTGTGATCCAGATGAAATCGATTATGTTATCCCAGCAAATGACGACGCTATTCGCGCTGTTAAATTGTTGACTGCTAAAATGGCAGACGCATTAATCGAATCTAAACAAGGTGACGAACAAGCTCCAGCTGAAGAAGAAGTAGTAGCTGCAGAGTAA
- the tsf gene encoding translation elongation factor Ts: MAVTAQMVKELREKTGAGMMDCKKALVQTDGNLEAAIDFLREKGLSSAAKKADRIAAEGTTYILVEGNEAVILEVNAETDFVAKNENFQALVKELAEHLLATKPASVDEAIASTMSNGSTVADYISNAIAKIGEKITLRRFEVRTKTDADAFGPYLHMGGRIGVLVVLEGSTDEQAAKDVAMHAAALNPQYISRDEVSEDEVERERKVLTEQALNEGKPENIVAKMVEGRLGKYFEDICLLDQSFVKNSDQKVRDFVNSTGGKVTDVIRYAVGEGIEKRQDNFADEVMSQVKGN; encoded by the coding sequence ATGGCAGTAACAGCTCAAATGGTAAAAGAATTGCGTGAAAAAACTGGCGCAGGAATGATGGATTGTAAAAAAGCATTAGTACAAACTGACGGTAATTTAGAAGCGGCGATCGATTTCCTACGTGAAAAAGGTCTGTCTAGTGCTGCAAAGAAAGCAGATCGTATTGCTGCTGAAGGTACTACTTATATTTTAGTTGAAGGTAATGAAGCAGTAATTCTTGAAGTAAATGCGGAAACGGATTTCGTTGCTAAAAACGAAAATTTCCAAGCATTAGTGAAAGAATTAGCAGAACACTTATTAGCTACAAAACCTGCATCTGTAGATGAAGCAATTGCATCAACGATGTCAAACGGTTCTACAGTAGCAGATTATATCTCTAATGCGATTGCAAAAATCGGAGAGAAAATCACGCTTCGTCGTTTCGAAGTTCGTACGAAAACAGATGCAGATGCATTTGGTCCTTACTTACACATGGGTGGACGTATTGGAGTATTAGTTGTTCTTGAAGGTTCAACTGACGAGCAAGCTGCGAAAGATGTTGCAATGCACGCTGCAGCGTTAAATCCTCAATATATCTCGCGTGATGAAGTATCTGAAGATGAAGTTGAACGTGAGCGCAAAGTATTAACAGAACAAGCGTTAAACGAAGGCAAACCTGAAAACATCGTTGCGAAAATGGTGGAAGGTCGTCTTGGAAAATATTTCGAAGACATTTGTTTACTTGACCAATCATTCGTTAAAAATTCAGATCAAAAAGTACGTGATTTCGTAAATTCTACTGGCGGTAAAGTAACGGACGTGATCCGTTATGCTGTTGGTGAAGGAATCGAAAAACGTCAAGATAACTTCGCTGATGAAGTAATGAGTCAAGTTAAAGGAAACTAA
- the pyrH gene encoding UMP kinase, whose protein sequence is MSQPTYKRVVLKLSGEALAGEQGFGLSPQIIKSVAEQVKEVVELGVEVAVVVGGGNIWRGKVGSEMGMDRATADYMGMLATVMNSLALQDSLEKCGIQTRVQTSIEMRQVAEPYIRRKAIRHLEKKRVVIFAAGTGNPYFSTDTTAALRAAEIEADVILMGKNNVDGVYSDDPKTNASAVKYDTLSYLDVISQGLQVMDSTASTLCMDNDIPLIVFSIMEEGNIKRAVSGEAIGTVVRRTI, encoded by the coding sequence ATGAGCCAACCAACATATAAACGAGTAGTGTTAAAACTAAGCGGGGAAGCACTTGCAGGTGAGCAAGGATTTGGTTTATCTCCTCAAATTATTAAATCTGTTGCAGAACAAGTGAAAGAAGTTGTCGAACTTGGAGTGGAAGTTGCTGTAGTTGTAGGTGGCGGAAATATCTGGAGAGGCAAAGTAGGTAGTGAGATGGGCATGGACCGAGCAACTGCTGATTATATGGGAATGCTTGCAACTGTCATGAATTCTCTTGCACTGCAGGATTCGCTTGAAAAATGTGGAATTCAAACACGTGTTCAAACATCTATTGAGATGAGACAAGTGGCAGAGCCTTATATTCGTCGAAAAGCGATTCGACATCTTGAAAAGAAACGTGTAGTAATCTTTGCTGCAGGAACTGGAAATCCATATTTCTCTACGGATACTACCGCCGCACTTCGAGCTGCCGAAATTGAAGCAGATGTAATTTTAATGGGAAAAAATAATGTAGACGGGGTTTATTCGGATGATCCGAAAACGAACGCATCGGCAGTAAAATACGATACTTTATCCTACTTAGATGTTATTTCTCAAGGGTTGCAAGTAATGGATTCAACTGCTTCTACTTTATGTATGGACAACGACATTCCACTTATCGTATTCTCGATTATGGAAGAAGGTAATATTAAACGTGCCGTTAGTGGTGAAGCTATTGGTACAGTTGTTAGGAGGACTATTTAA
- the frr gene encoding ribosome recycling factor: MTKQVIEQTNERMTKAISALSRELSTIRAGRASASLLDKISVDYYGAPTPINQLAGVSTPEARLLTIQPYDKTVLGEIEKAILKSDLGITPTNDGSMIRIAIPALTEERRKDLVKVVKKEAEEAKVAIRNIRRDANDDLKKAEKNGDITEDDLRGYSEDVQKLTDDYIVKIDAVAKEKEKEILEV, from the coding sequence ATGACGAAACAAGTGATCGAACAGACAAATGAAAGAATGACAAAAGCTATTAGTGCCTTAAGTCGCGAACTTTCAACTATTCGTGCTGGTAGAGCAAGTGCTTCTCTTTTAGATAAAATTTCCGTTGACTACTACGGTGCTCCTACCCCGATTAATCAATTAGCTGGCGTTTCCACTCCAGAAGCTCGTCTTTTAACCATCCAGCCATATGACAAAACGGTTTTAGGCGAAATTGAAAAAGCCATACTCAAATCGGACCTAGGAATCACTCCAACAAATGATGGATCGATGATTCGAATTGCGATTCCTGCTTTAACAGAAGAACGCCGCAAAGATTTAGTAAAAGTCGTGAAAAAAGAAGCGGAAGAAGCAAAAGTAGCAATCCGTAACATTCGACGTGATGCCAATGATGATTTAAAAAAAGCAGAAAAAAATGGTGACATTACGGAAGATGATTTACGTGGATATTCAGAAGACGTTCAAAAACTAACCGATGATTATATTGTGAAAATTGATGCGGTTGCAAAAGAAAAAGAAAAAGAAATATTAGAAGTGTAA